The following is a genomic window from Verrucosispora sp. WMMD573.
ATCCGTGAGGACGCTCCAGGTCCTCCAGAACTCGGCGAGTTGGTCCCGCCCCTTCGCGTTTAGCGAATACACCTTCCGCGGGGGCCCCTTCTCGGAGGGCACCTTCTCCACGTCCACGAACCCCCGTTGCTCCACGCGGACGAGCAGTGCGTAGATGGTGCCTTCCGCGATGTCCGAGAAACCGCGGTCGCGCAGCCACGCGGTGATCTCGTAGCCGTACGCGGACCTGCGGGCCAGGATCGCCAGGACGATGCCTTCGAGGGTGCCCTTCAGCAT
Proteins encoded in this region:
- a CDS encoding PadR family transcriptional regulator gives rise to the protein MGNQMTEMLKGTLEGIVLAILARRSAYGYEITAWLRDRGFSDIAEGTIYALLVRVEQRGFVDVEKVPSEKGPPRKVYSLNAKGRDQLAEFWRTWSVLTDRIEQLRHNGNQNDQGA